From Salinibacterium sp. ZJ450, one genomic window encodes:
- a CDS encoding class I adenylate-forming enzyme family protein — MNIAELVAEKTKGAPDRLALVLGSREVTYLELDTLAAKIGAWLIGQGVKPRDSVLFYSTNSIEFLATYLGTARIGAVFAPAHPSFQREELSYVATNAEPAIAFVSADLANDFERFARTIPELPAKVVVVGESSGRRWTSFDDIVASVGNAAIVDLPADWPVLISYTSGSTSTPKPVLRSHGAELWSARSYAKVFDYRAEDRALIALPLSWVYGLSTTTSALLAAGATVVLLPKFNPVHVLNEIERSKITLFSGSNTMFVKLLEVYREKPSNLSTLRHCYTGAEPINRLVTDEFERLIGSRIWEGYAATEAFPVLATMPEVDSEAPRETCGQLVPGAQIRLVDSDGRPVPEGEIGEAQFTCPGRMLEYYKHPDLTSERLTRDGWVRSGDLLRRDQDGYYFVVGRLNDMIIRGGANIAPPEVEAALIGLDGVVDATVVSIPDQSYGEAVVAFVSTDGTPTNSAKLSAQLRDRLAVYKIPTLFFVDIPLPSGGNGKLNRRAVAALALKLSASESQPV; from the coding sequence TTGAACATCGCAGAGCTCGTCGCCGAGAAGACGAAGGGAGCACCGGACCGCCTGGCCCTTGTGCTTGGGAGCCGCGAGGTGACCTACCTCGAACTCGATACCCTCGCGGCAAAGATTGGCGCGTGGCTCATCGGGCAAGGTGTGAAGCCGCGAGACTCCGTACTCTTCTACTCCACGAACAGTATCGAATTCCTCGCGACATATTTGGGTACAGCCCGAATAGGCGCTGTGTTCGCGCCCGCTCACCCGAGCTTTCAGCGCGAAGAATTGTCCTACGTCGCCACGAATGCCGAGCCGGCGATTGCTTTCGTCTCCGCTGACCTCGCGAACGACTTCGAGCGGTTCGCGCGGACGATTCCAGAGCTTCCAGCCAAGGTGGTGGTGGTGGGGGAGAGCAGTGGACGTCGATGGACCAGTTTCGATGACATTGTGGCGAGTGTCGGCAACGCCGCCATCGTTGATCTTCCCGCAGACTGGCCAGTCCTGATCTCGTACACGTCCGGTAGCACCTCGACGCCGAAGCCCGTCTTGCGCAGTCATGGTGCCGAATTGTGGAGCGCACGCTCGTACGCGAAGGTGTTCGACTACCGGGCGGAGGATAGGGCGCTCATCGCCCTACCGCTCTCCTGGGTGTATGGACTTTCCACCACAACCAGCGCGCTCCTCGCAGCCGGCGCGACGGTCGTCCTTCTTCCAAAATTCAATCCGGTACATGTCCTCAACGAGATCGAGCGGTCGAAGATCACGCTCTTTTCGGGATCCAACACGATGTTTGTAAAATTGCTCGAGGTCTATCGCGAGAAGCCATCCAATTTGAGTACCCTTCGCCACTGCTATACCGGTGCGGAACCGATTAACCGCCTGGTGACCGACGAGTTCGAACGGTTAATCGGCTCCCGAATCTGGGAAGGGTATGCGGCCACCGAGGCGTTTCCGGTGCTTGCCACGATGCCAGAGGTAGACAGCGAAGCTCCACGCGAGACATGCGGTCAGCTCGTTCCCGGTGCGCAGATCCGACTGGTCGACTCGGACGGTCGCCCCGTGCCGGAGGGCGAGATAGGGGAGGCACAGTTCACCTGCCCTGGGCGAATGCTGGAGTACTACAAGCATCCGGATCTCACCAGTGAGCGTTTGACCCGCGACGGCTGGGTTCGCAGCGGCGACCTGCTCCGGAGGGATCAGGACGGTTACTACTTCGTCGTGGGGCGCTTGAATGACATGATCATTCGTGGTGGAGCGAACATCGCACCGCCCGAGGTTGAAGCCGCCCTCATCGGGCTCGACGGTGTCGTGGACGCGACCGTCGTCTCCATCCCGGACCAGTCGTATGGTGAGGCCGTCGTCGCATTTGTATCTACGGATGGCACTCCAACCAACTCAGCGAAACTGAGCGCTCAACTCAGAGACCGGTTGGCGGTGTACAAAATTCCGACGCTGTTCTTCGTCGACATCCCGTTGCCGAGTGGCGGGAACGGGAAGCTCAACAGGCGCGCCGTGGCGGCGCTCGCCCTGAAGCTTTCCGCGAGCGAGTCACAGCCCGTCTGA
- a CDS encoding ABC transporter permease — translation MVDVNAVSTTNLVPTDPVVSDVPKPPQAGKSTRHGFTKILEANALLLLTIAFAVFFSLWPRTSDMFFTMENIGILLSGQAVVGIVSIGVLLPLITQEFDLSVGSNAALSAVLVTMMVSSGVPVGVAVLGGLVTGLLIGLFNVGIVNVVGITGIIATLGSSTILVGILTHVTGGLALTSKIPPAFTTVGNGNLFGIPIIFMILIGVAAIAYFFLEHTPFGRQLYASGSNPAAAKLVGIDIKRMKAIAFVACGVLAAIGGILYVTRAGGASPKIATVFLMPAIAAAFLSAAAVKPGRYNVWGTIVAIYFLAVLNNGLSLAGAPAYVSDYSNGAALILGVAVAVVIRRRRDGARA, via the coding sequence ATGGTTGACGTGAACGCGGTCAGCACAACGAATCTTGTGCCCACGGATCCGGTGGTTAGTGACGTCCCCAAGCCGCCACAGGCCGGGAAGTCCACTCGGCACGGATTCACGAAGATTTTGGAGGCCAACGCGCTTCTGCTGTTGACGATAGCATTTGCCGTCTTCTTCAGCCTCTGGCCGCGAACGTCCGACATGTTCTTCACAATGGAGAACATCGGGATTCTTCTGTCAGGGCAGGCGGTTGTCGGCATTGTCTCTATCGGCGTGCTGTTGCCGCTGATCACTCAAGAGTTTGATCTTTCCGTCGGGTCCAATGCGGCGCTCTCGGCCGTGCTCGTAACGATGATGGTTTCCTCCGGTGTCCCGGTCGGCGTTGCGGTGCTGGGAGGGCTGGTGACAGGCCTGCTCATCGGCCTTTTCAACGTTGGCATCGTGAACGTCGTGGGGATCACCGGGATCATAGCGACGCTGGGTTCCTCGACGATCCTCGTCGGCATTCTGACCCACGTCACAGGCGGATTAGCACTTACGAGCAAGATCCCGCCCGCGTTCACAACGGTTGGCAACGGCAATCTGTTCGGAATCCCGATCATCTTCATGATCCTCATCGGAGTGGCGGCGATCGCATATTTCTTCCTGGAGCACACCCCTTTCGGCCGACAGCTCTATGCGTCTGGGTCGAACCCCGCTGCCGCGAAGCTCGTCGGTATCGACATCAAGCGAATGAAAGCAATCGCATTTGTTGCTTGTGGCGTGCTCGCCGCGATTGGGGGCATCCTCTATGTCACGAGAGCCGGCGGCGCGAGCCCCAAGATTGCGACCGTGTTCCTCATGCCCGCCATAGCGGCGGCATTTCTTAGCGCGGCGGCCGTGAAACCTGGGCGCTACAACGTGTGGGGCACCATCGTAGCGATCTACTTCCTGGCGGTTCTCAACAATGGGTTGAGCCTCGCTGGAGCGCCGGCATACGTTTCCGACTACTCGAACGGTGCCGCGTTGATTCTCGGTGTGGCTGTGGCGGTCGTGATCCGTCGCAGGCGGGACGGAGCGAGGGCATGA
- a CDS encoding aldehyde dehydrogenase, whose translation MSIEQNIDAGDHQTSGRMASDLLRGECFMFNHPETVYAKNFIGGSFRESQTGDREQNRSPVTGEILGSYSLSSPSDVDNAVAAARSAQPSWAALSVFQRVEALQRVHDIVRARREALASLLTLEQGKVYETEALAEIDEVLAMFNVSMEAAKALEGSMPASMDANKRVLVYRVARGVAVSIQPWNYPLTMMAANLFPALVTGNAVLSVPAPATALVASELARCFVDADLPPGVFNFVSGLGSVVGAAAAGHPGVDAVAFTGSAATGKAVALASAGKSQLLELGGNGPTVVLDDADLDLVIPELLSSSFLVAGQACTGAEWVLTQRGIHDELVERLTAAVEEHIILGDPRDAVTRMGPLNNQGVWDKVQQHITGAVNNGASVRTGGRARAGLATSLYFEPTVLSGVTSLMEIAREETFGPVIPVQTIADEGEALAAMARSEYGLAAAVFTRDLERGLRFAEAAPTGNVNINLGSTWTEPHLPFGGGSGKSSGIGRSQGRYPLINTFTETKTVIFQLSR comes from the coding sequence GTGAGCATTGAGCAAAATATCGATGCTGGCGATCATCAGACCTCCGGACGGATGGCGTCAGATTTGCTGCGAGGAGAATGCTTCATGTTCAACCACCCAGAAACGGTTTATGCCAAGAATTTCATCGGCGGCAGCTTCCGCGAATCGCAGACCGGCGATCGGGAGCAGAATAGAAGCCCGGTGACAGGCGAGATTCTGGGTTCGTACTCCCTTTCCTCGCCCAGTGATGTCGACAACGCCGTTGCCGCGGCACGCTCTGCCCAACCGTCGTGGGCCGCCCTCTCCGTCTTTCAGCGGGTGGAGGCACTCCAGCGCGTTCATGACATCGTCCGGGCGAGACGCGAAGCGCTCGCAAGCCTTCTCACTCTCGAACAAGGCAAAGTGTACGAAACGGAGGCCTTAGCTGAGATCGATGAAGTTCTCGCCATGTTCAACGTCTCCATGGAGGCCGCGAAGGCCCTCGAGGGATCGATGCCTGCCTCCATGGACGCCAACAAACGCGTACTCGTTTACCGCGTGGCGAGGGGCGTCGCAGTCTCAATCCAGCCCTGGAATTACCCGCTGACGATGATGGCCGCCAACCTCTTCCCTGCACTCGTGACAGGAAACGCCGTGTTGTCGGTGCCCGCACCTGCAACGGCGCTTGTTGCCTCCGAGCTCGCTCGATGCTTTGTCGACGCGGACCTGCCGCCCGGCGTCTTCAACTTCGTGTCGGGCCTCGGTAGCGTCGTGGGTGCTGCGGCGGCCGGTCATCCAGGTGTCGATGCTGTGGCGTTCACGGGTTCTGCCGCCACCGGCAAAGCAGTCGCCCTTGCTTCCGCCGGAAAGTCGCAATTGCTCGAGCTCGGCGGGAATGGACCGACCGTGGTGCTGGATGACGCAGATCTGGATCTGGTGATTCCGGAGCTGCTGTCGTCATCCTTCCTGGTGGCGGGCCAGGCATGCACGGGCGCTGAGTGGGTACTCACCCAGCGCGGGATCCATGACGAACTCGTCGAGCGACTCACCGCCGCGGTCGAGGAACACATCATTCTCGGCGATCCCCGCGACGCGGTGACCCGAATGGGTCCGCTCAACAACCAAGGCGTGTGGGACAAGGTCCAGCAGCACATCACTGGGGCAGTGAACAACGGAGCCTCCGTGCGCACCGGTGGCCGCGCCCGCGCGGGCCTCGCCACAAGCCTGTATTTTGAACCCACCGTGCTTTCGGGTGTCACCTCGCTGATGGAGATCGCCAGGGAAGAAACGTTCGGCCCAGTCATTCCCGTGCAGACAATCGCTGACGAGGGAGAGGCCCTGGCGGCCATGGCCAGGTCAGAGTACGGTCTGGCGGCTGCGGTGTTCACGCGCGATCTCGAGCGCGGACTCCGGTTTGCCGAGGCCGCCCCCACCGGCAACGTGAACATCAACCTGGGCAGCACATGGACGGAACCGCACCTCCCGTTCGGCGGCGGTTCCGGCAAGAGCAGTGGGATCGGACGTTCACAGGGGCGCTATCCGCTCATCAACACGTTCACCGAAACAAAGACGGTCATCTTCCAACTCAGTCGTTGA
- a CDS encoding CaiB/BaiF CoA-transferase family protein, translated as MTLPLTGVLVADFSRVLAGPLASASLADLGARVVKVERPHAGDDTRAWGPPWTSNSAAYFESANRGKESVVLDLEDPDDLAVAHELARRADVLIENFRPGALDKRGLGYEQVRKTNHGLVYCSVSGFGRDKGAHLPGYDFLVQAVGGLMSITGDADENGGQPMKAGVALVDVLTAKDATIGILAALHVRGETGRGQRVEVNLLSSLLAALVNQASSYLATGESPGRLGNAHPSIAPYELLPSSDGQLAVACGNNGQFRKLAATLGDESIADDERFGTNAARVENRAALIEVLGVLLVHGTADSWVQRLSAAGVPAGRVGSIADGIALATRLGLEPLVEVSAGQPAQVRNPVTYSETPITTYTAPPRLGQHNDEVRRWLQEKEQQ; from the coding sequence ATGACTCTGCCGTTGACAGGCGTACTCGTCGCCGATTTCAGCCGGGTCCTTGCCGGACCGCTCGCTTCGGCATCTTTGGCTGACCTGGGCGCTCGCGTGGTCAAGGTTGAGCGCCCTCACGCCGGTGACGACACTCGTGCGTGGGGTCCTCCGTGGACTTCCAACAGCGCGGCCTATTTCGAAAGCGCCAACCGTGGCAAGGAGTCTGTCGTCTTGGACCTCGAGGATCCCGACGATCTAGCCGTGGCTCACGAACTCGCCCGGCGAGCCGACGTACTCATCGAAAACTTCCGCCCCGGCGCCCTCGATAAGCGCGGTCTCGGTTACGAGCAAGTTCGAAAGACAAATCATGGGCTGGTGTACTGCTCAGTCTCGGGGTTCGGCCGCGACAAGGGAGCCCATCTACCGGGTTACGATTTCCTGGTCCAAGCCGTGGGCGGCCTGATGTCCATCACTGGTGACGCCGACGAGAACGGCGGGCAGCCAATGAAGGCCGGGGTTGCGCTGGTCGATGTTCTCACCGCAAAGGACGCGACCATCGGCATTCTCGCGGCACTTCACGTGCGCGGTGAGACCGGACGAGGTCAGCGCGTCGAGGTGAATCTGCTGTCCAGCCTGCTCGCGGCTCTCGTCAACCAGGCCTCGTCTTACTTGGCCACCGGCGAGTCTCCTGGGCGCCTCGGGAACGCACATCCTTCCATCGCTCCCTACGAACTGCTGCCAAGCTCTGACGGGCAGCTGGCCGTCGCGTGCGGGAACAACGGTCAGTTTCGCAAGCTCGCGGCTACGCTCGGCGATGAGTCGATTGCAGACGATGAACGTTTCGGGACTAATGCAGCCCGGGTGGAGAATCGCGCCGCCCTCATCGAGGTGCTCGGTGTCCTGTTGGTTCACGGCACAGCAGACTCTTGGGTTCAACGGTTGTCTGCCGCCGGGGTTCCGGCGGGCAGGGTCGGGAGCATAGCGGATGGGATCGCCTTGGCGACCAGGCTTGGGCTGGAACCGTTGGTGGAAGTCAGCGCAGGACAACCGGCTCAAGTCCGGAACCCGGTGACGTACTCGGAGACGCCGATTACCACCTACACCGCCCCGCCCCGCTTAGGCCAACACAACGACGAGGTCCGTCGCTGGTTACAGGAGAAGGAACAACAGTGA
- a CDS encoding sugar ABC transporter ATP-binding protein, translating into MDLVSRRTGARTKDDPATTGGLQRASGSDIAVEVEQVSKSYDANHALSNVSLRVRRGTVHALLGGNGSGKSTLIKCLAGVVTADGGTFRSPQGQWDATSQTPELATSRLFRFVHQQNTTFADLSVAENIGIDGHFSRGALQQIDWRAQRRKVGEILKRFNIPAQPDDLMENLSPAVQMMVAITRAMQDVDGASGGVLVLDEPTASLPKNEVEFLLTSIRQLAASGLSILLVTHRLVEVEQVCDEATVLRDGQVVARLGRDDLSQDKLVQAITGASASAHEARSVNNRSGTVLSYVPDDGSLPLVLRAGECVGVAGLLSSGRSNLLKRIFGALPRGGDKLTVRGVDVPPGHPWQAMQAGIALVPEDRSAEAIFGDLDLIQNLSVAHLSAHQRGLFFVSGASERHAASELLSSFGVKAPSAEVPISALSGGNQQKVMIARWMQRLPAVLLLDEPTQGIDVGARAEIHRLIDHATREGLAVLFVSCDFEELAHVSDRVVVIHEGRVVDEVPSGPIDEEDLYQKVFAKENIHG; encoded by the coding sequence ATGGATCTTGTGAGCAGACGAACTGGTGCTCGGACGAAGGACGACCCAGCGACCACCGGTGGCCTCCAACGCGCCTCAGGCTCGGATATCGCCGTAGAGGTAGAGCAGGTCTCGAAATCGTATGACGCAAACCACGCGCTTTCAAACGTTTCGCTCAGGGTGCGACGTGGAACGGTCCACGCGCTCCTTGGCGGCAACGGATCTGGCAAGTCCACGCTCATAAAATGCTTAGCCGGAGTCGTGACCGCAGATGGAGGAACCTTCCGGTCTCCGCAGGGGCAATGGGACGCGACATCACAGACGCCCGAACTGGCGACTTCGCGTCTGTTCCGCTTCGTGCATCAACAGAACACGACATTCGCAGATCTCAGCGTCGCCGAGAATATCGGAATCGATGGACATTTCTCTCGGGGGGCGCTACAGCAGATCGACTGGCGCGCGCAGCGGCGAAAGGTCGGTGAGATACTCAAGCGATTCAACATTCCTGCTCAACCGGATGACCTCATGGAGAATCTCAGCCCGGCAGTGCAGATGATGGTCGCGATCACCCGAGCGATGCAAGACGTCGACGGGGCGTCCGGGGGCGTTCTCGTTCTTGATGAACCGACGGCTTCGCTGCCTAAGAACGAGGTTGAGTTTCTCCTCACATCGATCCGCCAGCTCGCTGCGTCCGGTCTGTCGATACTCTTGGTGACGCACCGCCTCGTCGAGGTGGAACAAGTTTGCGACGAGGCGACGGTGCTCCGCGATGGACAGGTGGTAGCTCGCCTGGGTCGAGATGATTTGAGCCAAGACAAGCTTGTCCAGGCAATCACAGGGGCTTCCGCTTCTGCGCACGAGGCGCGCTCCGTCAATAACCGATCCGGTACCGTGCTCAGCTATGTGCCGGACGACGGTTCCCTACCGCTCGTGCTCCGCGCCGGCGAATGCGTGGGCGTCGCCGGCTTGTTGTCGTCCGGGCGAAGCAATCTGCTGAAGCGAATCTTCGGGGCTTTGCCCCGCGGCGGCGACAAACTCACGGTGCGCGGTGTCGACGTCCCGCCCGGCCATCCCTGGCAGGCGATGCAGGCTGGTATCGCGCTCGTGCCGGAAGACCGATCGGCGGAGGCAATCTTCGGCGACCTGGACCTGATACAAAATCTTTCGGTTGCTCATTTGAGCGCTCACCAGCGTGGTCTTTTTTTCGTCAGTGGTGCTTCCGAACGTCATGCGGCGAGCGAGTTGCTTTCCTCCTTCGGGGTGAAGGCACCCTCCGCGGAAGTGCCGATCTCGGCATTGTCAGGCGGCAACCAGCAGAAGGTGATGATCGCCCGGTGGATGCAGCGTCTGCCTGCCGTCCTTCTGTTGGACGAGCCCACCCAAGGCATTGACGTTGGAGCCCGCGCGGAAATCCACCGCCTCATCGATCACGCTACGCGGGAGGGGCTGGCCGTCCTCTTCGTCTCTTGTGATTTCGAAGAGCTAGCGCACGTGAGCGACAGGGTTGTCGTAATCCATGAAGGACGAGTCGTCGACGAAGTGCCTAGCGGCCCTATCGACGAGGAGGACTTGTATCAGAAGGTCTTTGCGAAGGAGAACATCCATGGTTGA
- a CDS encoding acyl-CoA dehydrogenase family protein, giving the protein MTIFQLDDIDAEIASAVRDQCKPFDDAYWSECERTKTYPNEFFDSMAKGGWLGLTIPEEFGGGGQGTRQGAVMLHEIGASGAAEVGCVVTHNPMFAAEPIVKFGSDDLKNAVLPGIAAGDLKIAFAVTEPNAGLDTSKISTTATPTADGYVLNGQKIYITQADVADVALVLVRTAPADESSRFSGLSLFLVDLKDVPGVDIRPIEKHGMNAINSCEVFFEDAPVPAERLIGEPGQGFRYIVDALNRERLVMSAEAIGIGRAALRHAVKYATDRVVFERPIGANQAISHPLALASVRLDSAWSYLMHAMDAYDDGVSLRTEGNVAYFLAVEAGWLATDTAIQTLGGMGYTREGQVERYAREMRVLRLSPVTPHMLLNSVAQAGLRLPRSY; this is encoded by the coding sequence ATGACGATCTTCCAACTAGATGATATTGACGCCGAGATTGCCAGCGCGGTCCGCGACCAGTGCAAGCCGTTCGACGATGCGTATTGGTCTGAATGCGAGCGGACCAAGACCTACCCGAATGAGTTCTTTGACTCCATGGCGAAAGGGGGGTGGCTCGGGTTGACGATCCCGGAGGAATTCGGGGGCGGGGGCCAGGGCACTCGCCAGGGCGCCGTGATGCTCCACGAGATCGGTGCTTCCGGCGCCGCTGAGGTGGGCTGTGTCGTCACACACAACCCTATGTTCGCCGCCGAGCCCATCGTGAAGTTCGGTAGCGACGATCTCAAAAACGCTGTACTTCCGGGTATTGCAGCCGGTGACCTCAAGATCGCGTTTGCGGTGACGGAGCCGAACGCGGGATTGGACACTTCTAAGATCTCGACGACGGCCACGCCGACCGCTGATGGCTACGTGCTCAATGGTCAGAAAATTTACATCACTCAGGCGGATGTCGCAGATGTTGCTCTGGTTCTGGTCCGCACAGCTCCTGCCGACGAGTCGTCCCGCTTTTCGGGCTTGAGTTTGTTCCTCGTCGATTTGAAGGACGTACCTGGCGTCGATATCCGGCCCATTGAGAAGCACGGCATGAACGCGATCAACAGCTGCGAGGTGTTTTTCGAGGATGCACCGGTTCCCGCCGAGCGTCTCATCGGTGAGCCGGGACAGGGATTCCGCTACATCGTCGATGCGCTCAACCGAGAGCGCCTCGTTATGTCCGCAGAAGCGATTGGCATCGGACGCGCCGCGCTAAGGCACGCCGTCAAGTACGCGACAGACCGCGTCGTGTTCGAGAGACCTATCGGAGCCAACCAGGCGATCAGTCACCCGCTCGCCCTGGCATCGGTTCGCCTTGACTCCGCATGGTCGTATCTGATGCACGCCATGGACGCTTATGACGACGGCGTTTCGCTACGCACGGAGGGAAATGTGGCCTACTTCCTAGCAGTCGAAGCAGGCTGGTTGGCGACCGATACGGCCATACAGACATTGGGTGGGATGGGCTACACGCGCGAGGGGCAAGTTGAGCGCTACGCGCGAGAGATGCGAGTGCTACGCCTGTCGCCAGTGACCCCGCACATGCTGCTTAATAGCGTTGCGCAGGCCGGGCTACGTCTGCCCCGCTCATACTGA
- a CDS encoding carboxymuconolactone decarboxylase family protein, whose translation MTESRKRHSSSMRGTGQARKSRTLPANMTPAQRDLFDKIAKGSRSSESAFPLTNADGGLEGPFDAMLLVPGIGDALQCLGAALRFRGGLSDRAREITILLVAHHHGSAFEIYAHEAVGRRIGLTEGDLEDIAQGREPRSADAYESAIAHLATQLLRTGDLDDESYAAAAETLGEAVIFEVTTVVGYYSLLATQLRVFRV comes from the coding sequence ATGACCGAGTCGAGAAAGCGTCACAGCAGCAGCATGCGAGGCACCGGACAGGCGAGAAAGAGCCGGACGCTCCCGGCGAACATGACACCGGCCCAGCGCGACCTCTTTGACAAGATCGCGAAAGGATCACGAAGTAGTGAGTCGGCGTTTCCGCTGACGAACGCCGACGGCGGGCTGGAGGGTCCGTTCGACGCGATGCTGTTGGTCCCTGGTATCGGCGACGCGCTCCAATGCCTCGGGGCGGCGCTTCGGTTCAGAGGCGGTCTGAGCGACCGTGCTCGGGAGATAACGATCCTCCTAGTGGCGCATCATCATGGCAGCGCTTTCGAAATCTACGCCCACGAAGCGGTTGGTCGGCGTATCGGACTCACAGAGGGCGATCTCGAAGATATCGCGCAGGGGCGAGAGCCGCGTAGCGCGGATGCGTACGAATCGGCAATCGCGCACCTCGCCACACAGCTATTGAGGACTGGCGATCTCGACGACGAGTCCTATGCTGCGGCCGCGGAGACACTCGGAGAAGCCGTCATCTTCGAGGTGACCACCGTCGTCGGCTACTACTCGCTCTTGGCCACTCAACTGCGGGTCTTCCGCGTCTAG
- a CDS encoding NAD(P)/FAD-dependent oxidoreductase: MNQSVDHYDSIVVGGGLAGLIAARELSQAGLRTLLVEARDRLGGRTNTADFAGQPIETGGTYWDPDREPLAREEFTKYNLPIRYTKDQVAFRTRLNGKTYEEAFPFDQVEDLIRVAYRAIHESHRIDFEKDNWVDDVKDLDIPFSEWLAGIELPRETWEYATAWVEIYGGNLTHNISAADIIGPYIAGMNNSPWSWYAGVSHEIEGGSKLYRQAIIDDSPGLVIKLNTPIVRVEQDANGVQLTSRSGEVFTADDVVWATPLNTWSDVEFTPALCPAKTAAAQEKHVGKQHKLWMRVRNVPVGIYSISHELAFKMLLHHATLDNGETLIFAMTEHTQLNVDDIEAVQRELRKLAPEAEVLETFYENWLDSEFSQGTWMVSRPGFLTNYFGDLDKPEGRLRFAGADVDKRWTGRMVGCISSGKAAAEQIVTSRQGVPVG; this comes from the coding sequence ATGAATCAATCGGTGGATCACTACGATTCGATTGTCGTCGGCGGCGGCTTGGCCGGCCTGATCGCGGCGCGGGAACTGAGTCAGGCGGGTCTGAGGACGCTGCTCGTCGAGGCACGCGACAGGCTTGGAGGACGTACAAACACGGCCGACTTCGCAGGACAGCCCATCGAGACGGGTGGCACCTACTGGGACCCGGACCGTGAACCGCTCGCTCGGGAGGAATTCACGAAATACAACCTGCCTATCCGATACACAAAGGATCAGGTGGCATTTCGTACTCGCTTGAACGGCAAGACCTACGAAGAAGCGTTTCCATTCGACCAGGTCGAGGACCTTATTCGGGTCGCATACCGCGCAATACACGAATCTCACCGAATCGATTTCGAGAAGGACAACTGGGTCGATGACGTAAAAGACCTCGACATTCCCTTCAGCGAGTGGCTCGCTGGCATCGAGCTTCCGCGCGAGACCTGGGAGTACGCGACCGCATGGGTGGAAATCTACGGGGGAAATCTGACCCACAATATTTCCGCCGCAGACATCATTGGTCCTTATATCGCGGGCATGAACAACAGCCCCTGGTCGTGGTACGCCGGTGTGTCACACGAAATCGAAGGCGGGTCCAAGCTCTATCGCCAGGCAATCATCGATGATTCACCGGGCCTCGTAATCAAATTGAACACGCCCATTGTCCGAGTCGAGCAGGACGCCAACGGGGTCCAGCTCACGTCTCGGTCGGGAGAGGTGTTCACAGCCGACGATGTCGTGTGGGCTACGCCGTTGAACACGTGGTCCGACGTCGAGTTCACCCCGGCTCTCTGCCCGGCGAAGACGGCCGCCGCACAGGAGAAGCACGTGGGCAAGCAGCACAAGCTGTGGATGCGCGTGAGGAACGTCCCGGTGGGGATTTACAGCATCTCGCACGAACTGGCGTTCAAGATGCTCCTCCACCATGCGACGCTGGACAACGGTGAGACCCTGATCTTCGCGATGACCGAGCACACGCAGCTGAATGTGGATGACATCGAGGCGGTTCAACGTGAGCTGCGTAAGCTCGCGCCAGAGGCGGAAGTTCTGGAAACGTTCTACGAGAACTGGCTGGACTCGGAGTTTTCGCAGGGGACGTGGATGGTTTCGCGTCCTGGCTTCCTCACCAACTACTTCGGCGACCTGGATAAGCCAGAAGGTCGGCTGCGGTTCGCTGGAGCGGACGTGGACAAGCGGTGGACAGGACGAATGGTCGGTTGCATCTCCAGCGGCAAAGCTGCTGCCGAGCAGATCGTCACGAGTCGACAGGGCGTTCCCGTCGGCTGA